Part of the Deltaproteobacteria bacterium genome is shown below.
CGATATCCGCGCCGCACGCACCGGGCGGACGCAGCATCGCGTACGCTAAAGGTTCCGAAAACGAAACGACAAATATCGCATCGCCGTTGACGGCGGCCCGCAGAGCGGCGAGATCCTCGATCACGCCGAAGAAGTTGGGCGATGCGACCACCACGGCGCACGCCTCGGCGACGGGCATCGACGCGAGGGCATTGCGATCAATGCGGCCGTCCGCACCAAAGGGGATCGTGACGAGTTCGAGGTCGCCGAATTGCGTGTAGGTCTCGATGACGGCGCGATACGATGGGTTGAGCGATCCCGCGACGAGCACCTTGCGGCCCTTGCGCAGACGCGCGGCCATCAGCACGGCCTCGGCCGTCGCCGATGCGCCGTCGTACATCGATGCGTTCGCGACATCGAGACCAAACAGGCGCGAGATCATCGTCTGGAACTCGAAGATCGCCTGAAGCGTCCCCTGCGCGACCTCGGCCTGATACGGGGTGTAGGCCGTGAAAAACTCGCCGCGCAGCAAAAGCTGGTTGATCGCCGCGGGCGAATGATGCCGATACGCGCCGCCGCCGAGAAACGAGGTCATCGTCGCGCCGTCGTTGAGTTCGGCGAGATTCGACAAGTGGCGTTCGAGTTCGGGTTCCGATAGCGGCGGGGGAAGATCGAGATCGCGCTGGAGCTGGAGGGCCTTGGGGATGCAGTCGAACAGGGTGGAAACGTCGGCCAGACCGATGCGCGACAACATCACCCGGATGTCGTCATCGGTGTGCGGAATGTAACGCATGGAAAAAATCCCGGGAGTGGGGGTTCAGCTCTCCTCGGACAGCAGCTTTTCGTAATCGGCGGGGGCAAGAAGCGCGGCGGTCTCGGCGGGATCGGACAGTTTTACCTGGATCATCCAGCCATCGCCGTAAGGGTCGCGGTTCACGGTTTCGGGCGTATCGACGAGGGCCTTGTTGACGGCGGCCACGACGCCCGACAGCGGCGCGAACAGGTCGCTCACCGCCTTGACGCTCTCGACCGATCCGAAGGTACCGCCCGCGGCGATCGTGCGGCCGACCTCGGGCAACTCGACGAAGACGATCTCACCCAGCGAGTCCTGCGCGTAGTGCGTGACTCCGATGCGCGCGGTGTCGCCCTCGATCCGGGCCCATTCGTGATCCTTGGTGAAGAGCAGGTCGGCAGGGACGCTCATGAAAATCTCCCGGGCAAAGCCCCCGCGACAAAGGCGGGAGCGCATTCACGAAAAATCAGGATTTCAAACGGTCACGCGTCGGCGGTGCAAGCCGCGCAGGCCCCTTGGCCGCAGGCGGGAGCGGCATCGCTCTTCGTTTCGGACGAGGACTCCGACTTGGTTGAGACGCTGTCCTTCGCGTCCGCGGTGTCCTTTGCGCCCGCGCGGGCGTAATCGGTTGTGTACCAGCCGCCGCCCTTGAGGTGGAAGCTGGATCGGCTGATCAGTTTCTTCAGCGAACCGGGGTCTTCGCACGAGGGGCACGTCGTCAGCGGGGCGTCGCTGATCCGCTGGTTCACCTCGAGGATCCGGTCGCATTTTTCGCAGTGGTATTCGTAAATCGGCATCGGTGGTCTCCGCGTTGAAACAGGTCATTCGTATGGATGAACGGGTTTCAACCGGCGCGTGGGTGTCGCCCAGCGCGGCTCGCGCACAAACATAGTCACTTCAGGGGCCAAGTCAAGCGACGTGGACCCCCTTTTGCTTCGAGAAATCAACGAATTGCGTGGCGTGAACGCAAGGGGAAAAGTTCCGTGAAATCACCAGCTTCGGGCGATCTGACCGGCCCAGTTGAGGATCAGGATCGCCGCCGCCGCGACGCGAATCCACGGGCGATCGCGAAGGTAGTCCTCGACGGGCCATCGCGGCGCGTTGGTCGCGATCAGCACGGCGAGCACGCCCAGAGTGATTACCGAGGCCGCCATCATCGCGGGACCGAGCGGATTGGCGAGGAGAGCCGGGAACCAATCGCCGTGCGCGGTGAACACGCACGCGCGCGTCATGCCGCAAGCCGGGCATGGCAGGTTCGTGAGATGGAAGAACGGGCAGGTTCGGTGTCGAAAGACGCCCTCCCACGGAATGAACAACGCGGCGAACCAACCCGCGAGGATGAGGCCGACCCACATCCCGCGCAGCGCGTTCGGGCTCACGGGCCGGGCGACGGCTCTCGCGACAGGAACGCTCAAGAAGCCGCTCCGGCGAATCCGGCGACGGCCCCCATGACGACGAACGCGATGAGCGCGGCGCTGCAACAACAGAATACGAAGGGGATCAACACGGCGGCGACGGCCTTCCAGCCGGGAATCCGGTGGACGCGGGAGAGTCCGATGGAGACGACGACCACGTTCCAGACATATCCGACGAGCGGACCGAGAAACGGCACGAGATGCGCGACCGATGTCGCGCCTCCGTATCCGACGACGCGAATCGTATCCTCCATCTTCGCGTTCGCGCCGCCGAGCATCATGAGCATCAGGTGCGTGATCGCGCCGTTGATGAAAAAGCCGATGAACGCGCCGACGGGGACGAAGAGGATGTAGAAGAAACTGTACGCGATCGAGGACGCGGTCGAAGCCCCGGCGCCGGTCGTGAACTGGGACTTGAATTCGTCCGGAATGTCGATGTTCAGGGTCGCCAGGGTGTCGATCAGATTCGTCTGGAAGAGCATGTTGCTCAGGTTCGTGACGATGCCGCCGGGCACCGCCATAATGACGCCGAAGACGATCGCGGGCCACAATGGCCCCGGCACACGAAGACGGCTGAAGAACTCGGCCGGTCGAAACACGATCTCTCGAAGCGTCGGCAGCAGCATCGGCAGGAACGTGGACGAAGTCATCTCGTCGAATTCGACGCCCGCTTCTTGGTAACACGCCGCGCAACCCGCGAGCGATGGCGAGGGATACGCCGCGCAGACCTCGCAGACCAGGCGGTGGCATGCTGCACAGGCGCGCACGGCGGGGCGTTGCCCGCAAGCTTCGCAAGCGTCCGGCATGGATTCGACACGGGCGACGACCGGGCCGACGGCTTCCACCACCGGTGCGATGACGGGCGCGACCGGGGCCCGGGGCGCGGCGGTCTCGCCTTTCGCGATCAGATCCTCGATCACGTCGTCGTTCGCCAGATGCACTCCGCTTTCCCA
Proteins encoded:
- a CDS encoding zinc ribbon domain-containing protein, which gives rise to MPIYEYHCEKCDRILEVNQRISDAPLTTCPSCEDPGSLKKLISRSSFHLKGGGWYTTDYARAGAKDTADAKDSVSTKSESSSETKSDAAPACGQGACAACTADA
- the gcvH gene encoding glycine cleavage system protein GcvH; the protein is MSVPADLLFTKDHEWARIEGDTARIGVTHYAQDSLGEIVFVELPEVGRTIAAGGTFGSVESVKAVSDLFAPLSGVVAAVNKALVDTPETVNRDPYGDGWMIQVKLSDPAETAALLAPADYEKLLSEES
- the gcvPA gene encoding aminomethyl-transferring glycine dehydrogenase subunit GcvPA yields the protein MRYIPHTDDDIRVMLSRIGLADVSTLFDCIPKALQLQRDLDLPPPLSEPELERHLSNLAELNDGATMTSFLGGGAYRHHSPAAINQLLLRGEFFTAYTPYQAEVAQGTLQAIFEFQTMISRLFGLDVANASMYDGASATAEAVLMAARLRKGRKVLVAGSLNPSYRAVIETYTQFGDLELVTIPFGADGRIDRNALASMPVAEACAVVVASPNFFGVIEDLAALRAAVNGDAIFVVSFSEPLAYAMLRPPGACGADIAAGEGASFGLATSFGGPYLGLFATKKEFVRSMPGRLAGETVDTRGERGYVLTLSTREQHIRREKATSNICTNQALCALAASIYLSLHGKAGLPALAKLNRDLAQTAKAKLTAAGAALRFAAPTFNEFVMRLPRSAADVVAASRKQGLIPGLPLAGLDGFDDRDLLVCVTELNTTDDIDRLARIVREG
- a CDS encoding DUF2752 domain-containing protein, whose translation is MSVPVARAVARPVSPNALRGMWVGLILAGWFAALFIPWEGVFRHRTCPFFHLTNLPCPACGMTRACVFTAHGDWFPALLANPLGPAMMAASVITLGVLAVLIATNAPRWPVEDYLRDRPWIRVAAAAILILNWAGQIARSW
- a CDS encoding YIP1 family protein, producing MHSPCPACGSSVEVDKPGDRTCPACGHVFHVLAEQFPWESGVHLANDDVIEDLIAKGETAAPRAPVAPVIAPVVEAVGPVVARVESMPDACEACGQRPAVRACAACHRLVCEVCAAYPSPSLAGCAACYQEAGVEFDEMTSSTFLPMLLPTLREIVFRPAEFFSRLRVPGPLWPAIVFGVIMAVPGGIVTNLSNMLFQTNLIDTLATLNIDIPDEFKSQFTTGAGASTASSIAYSFFYILFVPVGAFIGFFINGAITHLMLMMLGGANAKMEDTIRVVGYGGATSVAHLVPFLGPLVGYVWNVVVVSIGLSRVHRIPGWKAVAAVLIPFVFCCCSAALIAFVVMGAVAGFAGAAS